The following coding sequences lie in one Pseudomonadota bacterium genomic window:
- a CDS encoding ATP-grasp domain-containing protein, whose protein sequence is MTTKAVVPAVVFGDMALVRPLALAGIPAILASTDPRDLARHSRHVVDFWPLPGLEGGAAALSARLLVEAAAPYVARYGRRLPVLYGSDESQSFVYAQRERLATGFSLLLQSDGLGEALLDKWRFAALARERGLLTPRTLATAEDLAQHLDDLRPPLLIKPKRKVDWAAMQRELFGGTGKARTFRDAAALRADPIFRRHHDALVVQEYIPGGEARLFSFHGFADAASELLAWFCGRKVRTYPRTIGESALIELVERPALAALGRSLVARLGLCGPFKIDLIQDERSDAYYMLEVNARSSLWHYLGAVHGVNLPAIAHRYLTGGEPGTAPMASAPRRRWVSAYRDYKAFRELQASGELSAAQWLRSLAERPLIFEAFAWDDPLPALAWAADFARGRLRRSWDRWRATG, encoded by the coding sequence ATGACCACGAAGGCCGTCGTCCCCGCCGTGGTCTTCGGCGATATGGCCCTCGTGCGTCCGCTGGCGCTCGCGGGAATTCCGGCGATCCTGGCCTCGACCGACCCCCGCGATCTTGCGCGGCACTCACGCCATGTCGTCGACTTCTGGCCGCTCCCCGGCCTCGAGGGCGGCGCGGCGGCCCTCTCGGCCCGGCTCTTGGTCGAAGCGGCTGCGCCCTACGTGGCGCGCTACGGCAGGCGACTGCCCGTGCTCTACGGCAGCGACGAGAGCCAGAGCTTCGTCTACGCCCAGCGCGAGCGGCTCGCGACGGGCTTCTCGCTCTTGCTGCAGAGCGATGGCCTGGGCGAGGCGCTGCTCGATAAGTGGCGCTTCGCCGCGCTGGCGCGCGAGCGCGGGCTCTTGACGCCCCGCACGCTGGCGACGGCTGAAGACCTCGCGCAACACCTCGACGACCTGCGCCCCCCGCTGCTGATCAAACCCAAGCGCAAGGTCGACTGGGCCGCGATGCAGCGCGAGCTCTTCGGCGGCACCGGCAAGGCGCGGACCTTTCGCGACGCGGCCGCGCTGCGCGCCGATCCGATCTTTCGCCGCCATCACGATGCGCTCGTCGTGCAGGAGTACATCCCGGGCGGTGAGGCGCGCCTCTTCTCCTTTCACGGCTTCGCCGACGCGGCAAGCGAGCTGCTCGCCTGGTTCTGCGGCCGCAAGGTGCGCACCTACCCGCGCACCATCGGCGAGAGCGCGCTGATCGAGCTGGTCGAGCGCCCAGCGCTGGCCGCGCTCGGCCGCTCACTCGTCGCGCGGCTGGGCCTCTGTGGGCCCTTCAAGATCGACCTGATCCAAGACGAGCGCAGCGACGCCTACTACATGCTCGAGGTCAACGCGCGCTCGAGTCTCTGGCACTACCTCGGCGCCGTCCATGGCGTGAACCTGCCCGCGATCGCCCATCGCTATCTGACCGGCGGCGAGCCAGGCACCGCGCCTATGGCCAGCGCGCCGCGCCGGCGCTGGGTCAGCGCCTATCGCGACTACAAGGCCTTTCGCGAGCTGCAGGCGAGCGGCGAGCTCTCCGCCGCCCAGTGGCTGCGTTCGTTGGCCGAGCGACCGCTGATCTTCGAGGCCTTCGCCTGGGACGATCCGCTACCCGCGCTGGCGTGGGCGGCGGACTTCGCCCGCGGCAGGTTGCGCCGGAGCTGGGACCGATGGCGCGCTACGGGGTAA
- a CDS encoding terpene cyclase/mutase family protein, with product MLIAEAPKGSPKPRPQTLVERASAALDRGVAQLGTRQAADGHWPGDYGGPLFLLPGLLIALYVTGTPLSEHRRRRITAYLWHTQTQVGGWGLHIASPATVFGTALNYVALRLLGVPRSEERLRRARAWLLAQGGAEGVPSWGKFWLALLGVYRWEGVQPVPPELWLLPRQFPLHPSRLWCHTRAVYLPMSYLYGRRFTGPQTPLVAELRDELFTRPWDALDWRALREKVASGDLYQPLTPTLRGLQRVLRLHERRPSALLRKRALTFVADQIRREDESTGYLTIGPVSKALHLVAVWLADPESAAFQRHLERIDDYLWDGADGMKMQGYNGSQLWDTAFAMQALLESGLATQAGPSREVLQRAHAFLDANQVRQDVPERERHFRDATAGAWPFSTAEQGWTVSDCTAEGLKVALRCAPWVDRPLDDDRLRLAVDRLLEQQNADGGWSEYERARGPAWLERLNPAEIFGDIMVGHSYVECTSACVQGLALYRRERPAERAAELARALARGAELIHRRQRADGSWYGGWGICFTYGTWFGVEGLLAAGVSAASPAITRACAFLLGKQRADGGWGESYRSCVEQRWVEEAQTQAVQTAWAVLALLAAAEHGAPESATYRAAAERGVALLLARQRADGGWPQEAIAGVFNRTCMIHYDNYRDVMPLWALGRYVRLAGATLNSGAGGEPCSRT from the coding sequence ATGCTTATCGCCGAGGCGCCCAAGGGGTCGCCCAAGCCACGGCCGCAAACGCTGGTCGAGCGCGCGAGCGCGGCGCTGGACCGTGGCGTGGCACAGCTCGGCACGCGGCAGGCCGCCGATGGCCACTGGCCCGGCGACTACGGCGGACCCCTCTTCCTGCTCCCCGGCCTGCTGATCGCGCTCTACGTCACGGGCACGCCGCTCTCCGAGCACCGGCGTCGGCGCATCACCGCCTATCTCTGGCATACGCAGACGCAAGTGGGCGGTTGGGGCCTGCACATCGCCTCGCCGGCGACGGTCTTCGGCACGGCGCTCAACTACGTCGCGCTGCGCCTGCTCGGTGTGCCGCGCAGCGAGGAGCGCCTGCGTCGCGCGCGGGCATGGTTGCTGGCGCAGGGCGGCGCGGAGGGCGTGCCCTCGTGGGGCAAGTTCTGGCTGGCGCTGCTCGGCGTCTACCGCTGGGAGGGCGTGCAGCCGGTGCCGCCGGAGCTGTGGCTGCTGCCGCGGCAGTTCCCGCTTCATCCGAGCCGGCTCTGGTGTCATACGCGAGCCGTCTATTTGCCGATGAGCTACCTCTATGGCCGGCGCTTCACCGGGCCGCAAACGCCGCTCGTGGCGGAGCTGCGCGACGAGCTCTTCACGCGGCCCTGGGATGCGCTCGATTGGCGGGCGCTGCGCGAGAAGGTCGCCAGCGGGGACCTCTACCAGCCCCTGACACCGACCCTCCGCGGGCTGCAGCGCGTGCTGCGCCTCCACGAGCGACGGCCCTCGGCGCTGCTGCGAAAGCGCGCCCTGACCTTCGTCGCCGATCAGATTCGCCGCGAGGATGAATCGACGGGCTACCTGACCATCGGTCCAGTGAGCAAGGCCTTGCACCTCGTCGCGGTCTGGCTCGCGGATCCCGAATCGGCGGCGTTTCAGCGCCATCTCGAGCGGATCGATGACTACCTCTGGGACGGCGCCGATGGCATGAAGATGCAAGGCTACAACGGCTCACAGCTCTGGGATACGGCCTTCGCGATGCAGGCCTTGCTCGAGAGTGGCTTGGCCACGCAAGCCGGGCCGTCGCGCGAGGTGCTGCAGCGCGCGCATGCCTTTCTCGACGCCAACCAGGTGCGTCAGGATGTGCCCGAGCGTGAGCGCCATTTCCGCGACGCGACGGCGGGCGCCTGGCCCTTCTCCACCGCCGAGCAGGGCTGGACGGTGAGCGACTGCACCGCCGAGGGGCTCAAGGTGGCGCTGCGCTGCGCGCCCTGGGTCGACCGGCCGCTCGACGACGATCGGCTGCGCCTGGCCGTCGATCGCCTGCTCGAGCAGCAGAACGCTGATGGGGGTTGGTCGGAGTACGAGCGCGCCCGCGGGCCGGCCTGGCTCGAACGCCTCAACCCGGCGGAGATCTTCGGCGACATCATGGTCGGGCACTCCTACGTCGAGTGCACCAGCGCCTGCGTGCAGGGGCTCGCGCTTTATCGACGAGAGCGACCCGCCGAGCGCGCGGCCGAGCTGGCCCGCGCCCTGGCGCGTGGCGCCGAGCTGATCCATCGGCGGCAGCGCGCCGACGGTAGCTGGTACGGGGGATGGGGCATTTGCTTCACCTATGGCACCTGGTTCGGCGTGGAAGGCCTGTTGGCGGCTGGCGTGTCGGCGGCCAGCCCGGCGATCACCCGCGCCTGCGCCTTCCTGCTCGGCAAGCAGCGCGCCGATGGGGGCTGGGGGGAGAGCTACCGCTCCTGCGTCGAGCAGCGCTGGGTCGAGGAAGCACAAACCCAGGCGGTGCAGACCGCCTGGGCAGTGCTCGCGCTGCTGGCTGCGGCCGAGCATGGTGCGCCGGAGAGCGCGACCTACCGCGCGGCGGCGGAGCGCGGCGTCGCATTGTTGCTTGCGCGCCAGCGCGCGGACGGTGGGTGGCCGCAGGAGGCCATCGCCGGGGTCTTCAACCGGACGTGCATGATCCACTACGACAACTACCGCGACGTCATGCCGCTCTGGGCGCTGGGACGCTATGTGCGGCTGGCCGGCGCCACGCTCAACAGCGGCGCGGGGGGCGAACCGTGCTCGAGAACCTGA
- a CDS encoding metallophosphoesterase, which yields MARYGVIADLHGNLEALQAALAFLDRRGVDAILCLGDVVGYNADPNACVAILRQRGITTIAGNHDRIAVGALGLARCSTIAAHALRRTRRALDASSRAWLDALPTTYAPEPSLLLTHGSVDDVERYLWTPDDVRENQRLLQQDHAGATVCFFGHTHRARLYRGVGPQVIELAPSGELTLPPAPNAIYFINPGALDAARKVAGDRWAELALFDSARAVLTFCRLRYDHAASERKAARSGYRLGAMRQGSGWVRGMPGRLLGLGGRRLRALWRRWAGSAPRPQR from the coding sequence ATGGCGCGCTACGGGGTAATCGCCGACCTCCACGGTAACCTCGAGGCCTTGCAGGCGGCGCTGGCCTTCCTCGACCGCCGCGGCGTCGACGCGATCCTCTGCCTGGGCGACGTGGTGGGCTACAACGCCGATCCGAACGCCTGCGTGGCGATCTTGCGCCAGCGCGGCATCACGACGATCGCTGGCAACCACGATCGCATCGCCGTCGGCGCGCTCGGCCTCGCGCGTTGTTCGACGATCGCGGCGCATGCGCTGCGCCGCACGCGCCGCGCGCTCGACGCCAGCAGCCGGGCCTGGCTCGACGCGCTGCCCACGACCTACGCGCCGGAGCCCAGCCTGCTCCTGACCCACGGCAGCGTCGACGATGTCGAGCGCTACCTCTGGACCCCTGATGACGTGCGCGAGAACCAGCGCCTGCTGCAACAGGACCATGCGGGCGCGACCGTTTGTTTCTTTGGTCACACGCATCGGGCCCGGCTCTACCGCGGCGTCGGCCCGCAGGTGATCGAGCTGGCGCCCTCCGGCGAGCTCACCCTGCCGCCGGCGCCGAACGCGATCTACTTCATCAACCCGGGAGCGCTCGATGCTGCGCGCAAGGTCGCCGGCGACCGCTGGGCCGAGCTGGCGCTCTTCGACTCCGCGCGCGCCGTGCTGACCTTCTGCCGCTTGCGCTATGACCACGCGGCGAGTGAGCGCAAGGCCGCGCGCAGCGGCTACCGGCTGGGGGCGATGCGCCAGGGCTCAGGCTGGGTCCGCGGGATGCCCGGGCGACTGCTCGGGCTTGGCGGGCGGCGCCTGCGCGCGCTGTGGCGCCGGTGGGCCGGCAGCGCGCCGCGACCTCAGCGGTAG
- a CDS encoding alpha/beta hydrolase: protein MTAVGVAMPNSEHTRRRCADAARAWLAWALVLLGSLALGSVAWGRAAEFERRTVDVSGARGSYTMRYWLVGPERSAGHRVYVAASGVMTQADLLRPLARALAQAGAYVVAFDKLGFGSSHHGAGPLDYGHVTDAAHALVRYVAHNLEGELGVPADTPVHFAGLSLGASLVHAVGAERDPFVSGAAALAPPFNGSHPHLDAMLRWGMRADPDVSARWLNAGAGAIASLSQAWAALGRAAWPLRWMQQASTAAVGGTYDLLAPLGFSLPGTEAFRAGELLELAQALHRLPDGLLADLVARVREDRWPSAPQLVPTLTFVGEADGLCPSRNVVAEVQAGRLYDPTLAARTLVLLRGAGHLDAISERWRSVVAELMAAHLDHAAAPPAMRDALAAASARAAKAGHSIVGAVTDPAAGPEETQAALAPLRRILLGR, encoded by the coding sequence GTGACAGCGGTGGGGGTGGCGATGCCGAACTCGGAGCACACGCGGCGACGTTGCGCTGACGCGGCGCGGGCGTGGTTGGCCTGGGCGCTGGTGCTGCTGGGGTCGCTGGCGCTCGGCTCGGTGGCCTGGGGCCGAGCGGCCGAGTTCGAGCGCCGGACGGTAGACGTGAGCGGCGCGCGCGGCTCGTACACGATGCGCTATTGGCTGGTCGGCCCGGAGCGGTCGGCGGGTCACCGAGTGTACGTCGCCGCCTCCGGCGTGATGACGCAGGCAGACCTGCTGCGGCCGCTGGCTCGCGCGCTGGCGCAAGCAGGCGCGTACGTCGTCGCCTTCGACAAGCTCGGCTTCGGGTCCTCGCATCACGGCGCGGGACCGCTCGACTATGGACACGTAACCGATGCGGCGCACGCGCTGGTGCGCTACGTCGCCCACAACCTGGAAGGGGAGCTCGGCGTGCCCGCCGACACGCCTGTCCATTTCGCCGGGTTGTCGCTCGGCGCGAGCCTCGTGCATGCGGTGGGCGCGGAGCGGGACCCCTTCGTCTCCGGGGCCGCGGCGCTGGCGCCACCCTTCAACGGCAGCCATCCCCACCTCGACGCCATGCTGCGCTGGGGCATGCGCGCCGACCCGGATGTTAGCGCGCGGTGGCTCAACGCCGGCGCTGGCGCGATCGCCTCGCTCAGCCAGGCCTGGGCCGCGCTGGGCCGCGCCGCATGGCCCTTGCGCTGGATGCAGCAGGCGAGCACCGCCGCGGTGGGGGGCACCTACGACCTGCTGGCGCCACTGGGGTTCAGCCTGCCGGGAACGGAGGCCTTTCGCGCCGGCGAGCTGCTCGAGCTGGCGCAGGCCCTTCATCGGCTTCCGGACGGCCTGCTGGCGGATCTCGTGGCCCGCGTGCGCGAAGACCGCTGGCCCTCCGCGCCGCAGCTGGTGCCGACGCTGACCTTCGTCGGCGAAGCGGACGGTCTCTGCCCCTCGCGCAACGTCGTGGCCGAGGTGCAAGCGGGCCGTCTCTACGATCCAACCTTGGCCGCGCGGACGCTGGTGCTGCTGCGCGGCGCAGGGCACCTCGACGCAATCAGCGAGCGTTGGCGCTCCGTGGTGGCTGAGCTGATGGCCGCGCACCTCGACCACGCCGCCGCGCCCCCCGCCATGCGCGACGCGCTCGCAGCCGCCAGCGCCCGGGCGGCGAAGGCTGGTCACAGCATCGTCGGCGCCGTCACCGATCCCGCCGCCGGCCCAGAGGAGACCCAGGCCGCCCTGGCGCCACTCCGGCGGATCCTGCTGGGGCGCTAA
- a CDS encoding cytochrome P450, whose amino-acid sequence MLPASRAKTPHQVSGGLPYVGHVVEFGRQPIELMMRGFREHGEIFNLSLAGRTATVLIGPEANEVFFTAPESQLSPREVYRMTVPIFGRGIAYDAEPEVMREQLGFLMPALREEKLHGYAEQMAAETLEHLATWAEEGVVDLVDACTEVTTAISSRCLLGREFREHLSAEISTLYREMERALSPLAFFAPYLPIPLFRRRDQARARMVELIERIIAERRARRAEEDDFLQALMTARYQDGRALTEDEISGLLLTVLFAGHRTSAALAAWTGVLLLQHAHHLPALLEEQLAVHGDDGAISFASLQRLPLLEQVVLEAGRLRPPLVLLMRNVLQDIAYKQYLVPAGQLLVVSPAVSHRDPMTFTDPERFDPERFAAPRQEDQRPFSLITWGGGRHACLGKHFALMQVKALWSLWLRAFEFALLDEHPAPDGPGLVVGPQRPARVHYRRRRRPLSEVVGSD is encoded by the coding sequence GTGCTGCCGGCATCGCGGGCCAAGACACCGCACCAGGTCAGCGGTGGGTTGCCCTACGTCGGCCATGTGGTCGAGTTCGGCCGCCAGCCGATCGAGCTGATGATGCGCGGCTTCCGCGAGCATGGGGAGATCTTCAACCTCTCGTTGGCGGGACGCACGGCGACGGTGCTGATCGGGCCGGAGGCCAACGAGGTCTTCTTCACTGCGCCGGAGAGCCAGCTCAGCCCGCGCGAGGTCTACCGGATGACCGTGCCGATCTTCGGCCGCGGCATCGCCTACGACGCCGAGCCCGAGGTGATGCGCGAGCAGCTGGGCTTCCTCATGCCGGCGCTGCGCGAGGAGAAGCTGCACGGCTATGCCGAGCAGATGGCCGCCGAGACGCTGGAGCACCTCGCGACCTGGGCCGAGGAGGGCGTGGTCGATCTGGTCGATGCGTGCACCGAGGTGACGACGGCGATCTCCAGTCGTTGCCTGCTCGGAAGGGAGTTTCGCGAGCATCTGAGCGCGGAGATCAGCACGCTCTATCGCGAGATGGAGCGCGCGCTGTCCCCGCTGGCCTTCTTCGCGCCCTATCTGCCAATTCCGCTCTTTCGGCGCCGCGACCAGGCGCGGGCGCGGATGGTCGAGCTGATCGAGCGGATCATCGCTGAGCGGCGGGCTCGGCGGGCCGAAGAGGATGACTTCCTGCAGGCCTTGATGACGGCGCGCTACCAGGATGGGCGCGCGCTGACGGAGGACGAGATCAGCGGCCTGCTGCTGACGGTGCTCTTCGCTGGCCACCGCACGAGCGCGGCGCTGGCGGCCTGGACCGGGGTGCTGCTGCTGCAGCACGCACACCACCTACCGGCGTTGCTCGAGGAGCAGCTCGCCGTGCATGGAGACGATGGCGCGATCAGCTTCGCTTCGCTGCAGCGGCTACCCTTGCTCGAGCAGGTGGTGCTGGAGGCCGGTCGGCTCCGGCCGCCGCTGGTGCTGCTGATGCGCAATGTCTTGCAGGACATCGCCTACAAGCAATACCTGGTGCCGGCCGGGCAGCTGCTGGTGGTCTCGCCGGCGGTCTCGCACCGCGATCCGATGACCTTCACCGATCCTGAGCGCTTCGATCCGGAACGCTTTGCCGCGCCGCGGCAGGAGGATCAGCGTCCCTTCAGCTTGATCACCTGGGGCGGTGGGCGGCACGCTTGCCTCGGCAAGCACTTCGCGCTGATGCAGGTGAAGGCGCTGTGGAGCCTTTGGTTGCGCGCGTTCGAGTTTGCGCTACTCGACGAACACCCCGCGCCCGATGGGCCGGGGCTGGTGGTCGGTCCACAGCGCCCAGCGCGGGTGCACTACCGACGGCGGCGACGGCCGCTGAGCGAGGTGGTGGGCAGCGACTAG